Below is a genomic region from Ancylomarina subtilis.
TGCCACACCTGCCTGAGTTGACCAAATCTCAATAGCATCGTGTTCAACCCAACCTGGCTGAGGAAATATCTGAGTCAATTCCTTTTGTGCAGAACTTACAATCTCTCCTCTTTTATTAAAAACAATTGCTCTTGAGCTGGTTGTTCCTTGATCCAGAGATAAAATAAACTTCTCGTTCATATTCGTTAGGTATAAAGGGATGGCTTATTAAATATGCTTACTAAACTCTAATGACTTAGGCAATACAAATCAAATTGCAAATGAAAACGTTTGCATATCAATCAAAAAAAATAGCATTTACATTCAAGTGATCTGTACAGTCCTAAGATAATAAACAAAAGTGTATCTTTTATTAGAGTTTAAGATGAGTGCACATTTCCTGGCACTCATCTTAAGGAATTAATCATATCAGCTAAATGTTTGTGAATATGAAACAAAGGATTTAGTTTAACACCTAATAATCACAAAACAAAAAGCTTCATCGTTTAGTCTAAAACATATCTCAAAGCTAAGGTTCTGTATTTCTCAACTTGATCAGCTTCCCAGTTGGAATCAAAACCAAGTTCCTTTGCTAAAAGTTGAGCCACCTCCGGTGCAATTCGAGCACTCTCTCTGGCATCCAATAATAAGGCTCTGGTTCTTCGTGATAAAACATCTTCAACTGAACGAGCCATCTCATGACGAGCAGCCCAAACAACCTGAGCTTTTATTATTCCCAAGTCCTTACTCAGGTACTTAGCTAAATCCTTATTTTCTTTGGCTAAAGCGAGTATCTTTTCAGAATCAGCCCCATAAAAATACAAGGGATCAGTCAAGTCGACATTCTTTTTCCAGCCGTGAATAGGCATATTCCGTGTAACTGATTTTTTTATTGGATATAAAGACACCTTTGATGCTGCATCAACAACTTCTTCTGCCATCTGACGATAAGTTGTCCACTTACCACCAGTAATTGTTATCAGACCAGCATCCGAGGTATAAATTTTATGCCCTCGCGAAATCTCTTTAGTCTTTTTACCCTCACCTGTTGGTGCTGCCAAAGGACGTAATCCTGCAAATACCGATTTGACATCAGAACGTTTAGGCTCTTTTGCTAAAAATCGACCAGCTGTTTCCAAAATAAAATCAATCTCTTCTTCAAGTGCTCTTGGCTCTAATTCTGCTATTTCTTTTTGAACATCGGTGGTCCCAACAACAACCTTATTGTGCCAAGGCACAGCAAATAACACACGTCCATCATCCGTTTTAGGAATCATGATAGCGTAATCATTGGGAACGAATTCCTTGTCTAAAACAAGGTGCACACCTTGACTAACACAAACGATATCTCTTGACTTAGGTGCATCCATTTTAATAATATCATCAACAAATACACCTGTCGCATTAATAACAACTTTAGCTTTTATATCAATGCGATTACCTGTTTCACCGTCAATTGCAGCAACACCCGATATTTTCCCATTCGCTTTGTTCAAGCCAACCACTTTCATATAAT
It encodes:
- a CDS encoding glycerol-3-phosphate dehydrogenase/oxidase encodes the protein MVRENMISEIQKTNLEWDVVIVGGGASGLGAALEAVTRGMKTLLLEQDDFTKGTSSRSTKLVHGGVRYLAQGNISLVLEALRERGLMKQNAPHLVKDQSFIIPSYKWWVKPYYTLGLTVYDFMAGRLGLGRSLPYSRKRTLKYIPTLKQKNLRGGVVYHDGQFDDARYGINLCQTFVENGGTAINYMKVVGLNKANGKISGVAAIDGETGNRIDIKAKVVINATGVFVDDIIKMDAPKSRDIVCVSQGVHLVLDKEFVPNDYAIMIPKTDDGRVLFAVPWHNKVVVGTTDVQKEIAELEPRALEEEIDFILETAGRFLAKEPKRSDVKSVFAGLRPLAAPTGEGKKTKEISRGHKIYTSDAGLITITGGKWTTYRQMAEEVVDAASKVSLYPIKKSVTRNMPIHGWKKNVDLTDPLYFYGADSEKILALAKENKDLAKYLSKDLGIIKAQVVWAARHEMARSVEDVLSRRTRALLLDARESARIAPEVAQLLAKELGFDSNWEADQVEKYRTLALRYVLD